The Symphalangus syndactylus isolate Jambi chromosome 11, NHGRI_mSymSyn1-v2.1_pri, whole genome shotgun sequence genome contains a region encoding:
- the DYNLRB2 gene encoding dynein light chain roadblock-type 2 isoform X1 yields the protein MNKRTNTGRESDPLPSSLPGPTAPGLGEPQAEVEETLKRIQSHKGVIGTMVVNAEGIPIRTTLDNSTTVQYAGLLHHLTMKAKSTVRDTDPQNDLTFLRIRSKKHEIMVAPDKEYLLIVIQNPCE from the exons atgaataaacggaCGAACACAGGCCGGGAGTCTGACccacttccctcttccctcccggGACCCACCGCCCCAGGATTGGGCGAACCTCAG GCAGAGGTGGAGGAGACCTTAAAGAGGATCCAGAGTCATAAAGGGGTTATTGGAACTATGGTTGTAAATGCAGAAG GTATTCCCATCCGAACAACCTTGGACAACTCAACAACTGTTCAATATGCAGGCCTTCTTCATCACCTGACAATGAAAGCCAAAAGCACAGTTCGTGATACTGATCCTCAGAACGACCTGACTTTTCTTAGGATCAGATCAAAGAAACATGAAATCATGGTAGCTCCAG ACAAGGAATATCTTCTGATTGTCATTCAGAATCCATGTGAATAG
- the DYNLRB2 gene encoding dynein light chain roadblock-type 2 isoform X3 — protein MAEVEETLKRIQSHKGVIGTMVVNAEGIPIRTTLDNSTTVQYAGLLHHLTMKAKSTVRDTDPQNDLTFLRIRSKKHEIMVAPDKEYLLIVIQNPCE, from the exons ATG GCAGAGGTGGAGGAGACCTTAAAGAGGATCCAGAGTCATAAAGGGGTTATTGGAACTATGGTTGTAAATGCAGAAG GTATTCCCATCCGAACAACCTTGGACAACTCAACAACTGTTCAATATGCAGGCCTTCTTCATCACCTGACAATGAAAGCCAAAAGCACAGTTCGTGATACTGATCCTCAGAACGACCTGACTTTTCTTAGGATCAGATCAAAGAAACATGAAATCATGGTAGCTCCAG ACAAGGAATATCTTCTGATTGTCATTCAGAATCCATGTGAATAG
- the DYNLRB2 gene encoding dynein light chain roadblock-type 2 isoform X2 gives MGDPPPSPPEKEAEVEETLKRIQSHKGVIGTMVVNAEGIPIRTTLDNSTTVQYAGLLHHLTMKAKSTVRDTDPQNDLTFLRIRSKKHEIMVAPDKEYLLIVIQNPCE, from the exons aTGGGAGACCCGCCCCCCTCACCCCCAGAAaaagag GCAGAGGTGGAGGAGACCTTAAAGAGGATCCAGAGTCATAAAGGGGTTATTGGAACTATGGTTGTAAATGCAGAAG GTATTCCCATCCGAACAACCTTGGACAACTCAACAACTGTTCAATATGCAGGCCTTCTTCATCACCTGACAATGAAAGCCAAAAGCACAGTTCGTGATACTGATCCTCAGAACGACCTGACTTTTCTTAGGATCAGATCAAAGAAACATGAAATCATGGTAGCTCCAG ACAAGGAATATCTTCTGATTGTCATTCAGAATCCATGTGAATAG